From Echeneis naucrates chromosome 7, fEcheNa1.1, whole genome shotgun sequence, one genomic window encodes:
- the acvr1ba gene encoding activin A receptor type 1Ba, whose amino-acid sequence MALNQIALSLLALLGSAAVGDALRCNCTSCEKTGYECETDGACMASTYYIQGKEQHVRICISRDKLVPPGQPFYCLSAEGLLNTHCCYVDYCNSIDLKVPVPTKGGNWSDTGSPWGPVELVAVIAGPVFLLCVLLMVGVFLFQYHQRAYSHRQRLEVEDPSCDHLYLAKDKTLQDLIYDMSTSGSGSGLPLFVQRTVARTIVLQEIIGKGRFGEVWRGKWRGGDVAVKIFSSREERSWFREAEIYQTIMLRHENILGFIAADNKDNGTWTQLWLVSDYHEHGSLFDYLNRYSVTIEGMIKLALSAASGLAHLHMEILGTQGKPGIAHRDLKSKNILVKKNGMCAIADLGLAVRHESITDTIDIAPNQRVGTKRYMAPEVLDETINMKHFDSFKCADIYALGLVYWEIARRCNAGGIHEEYQLPYYDLVPSDPSIEEMRKVVCDQKLRPNVPNWWQSYESLRVMGKIMRECWYANGAARLTALRIKKTLSQLSVEEDVKM is encoded by the exons CTCTGCGTTGTAACTGCACAAGCTGTGAGAAGACAGGCTACGAGTGTGAGACAGATGGCGCCTGCATGGCCTCCACATACTATATCCAGGGGAAGGAGCAACATGTACGCATCTGTATCAGTCGGGACAAACTAGTACCCCCTGGACAGCCCTTCTACTGTCTGAGTGCTGAGGGCCTGCTCAACACACATTGCTGCTATGTAGATTACTGCAACAGTATTGACCTGAAAGTCCCAG TCCCAACGAAGGGAGGGAACTGGTCGGACACAGGAAGTCCCTGGGGTCCAGTGGAGCTGGTGGCGGTAATCGCCGGGCCAGTGttcctgctgtgtgtgctgctgatgGTTGGTGTGTTCCTGTTCCAGTATCACCAGAGAGCCTACAGCCACAGGCAGAGGCTGGAGGTAGAAGACCCCTCCTGTGACCATCTGTACTTGGCCAAGGACAAAACCCTGCAAGACCTCATCTATGACATGTCCACCTCCGGATCAGGCTCTG GTTTGCCCCTGTTCGTGCAGCGGACAGTAGCCAGGACTATTGTGTTGCAGGAGATAATAGGGAAGGGTCGTTTTGGTGAAGTGTGGAGGGGaaaatggagaggaggagatgtgGCTGTGAAGATCTTCTCATCCAGAGAGGAGCGCTCCTGGTTCAGAGAAGCTGAAATCTACCAGACAATCATGCTGCGACATGAAAACATCCTAGGGTTCATTGCAGCGGATAATAAAG ACAACGGCACGTGGACTCAGCTCTGGCTGGTGTCAGACTATCATGAGCACGGCTCACTTTTTGACTACCTGAATCGCTATTCTGTCACCATTGAGGGCATGATCAAACTTGCACTGTCAGCTGCCAGCGGCCTGGCGCACCTACACATGGAGATCCTCGGCACTCAGG GTAAGCCTGGCATCGCTCACCGTGACCTCAAGTCTAAAAATATCCTGGTTAAGAAGAACGGCATGTGTGCCATAGCTGACCTCGGCCTGGCAGTACGCCATGAGTCCATCACAGACACAATCGATATAGCACCGAATCAGCGTGTAGGCACTAAGAG ATACATGGCTCCGGAAGTTCTGGATGAAACCATCAACATGAAACACTTTGATTCTTTCAAGTGTGCCGACATCTATGCACTGGGCCTGGTGTACTGGGAAATTGCGAGGCGCTGCAATGCAGGGG GTATCCACGAGGAGTACCAGCTGCCCTATTATGACCTGGTGCCCTCCGACCCTTCCATAGAAGAGATGAGGAAGGTGGTGTGTGACCAGAAACTGAGGCCCAACGTGCCCAACTGGTGGCAAAGCTACGAG TCGCTGCGTGTAATGGGGAAGATCATGAGGGAGTGCTGGTACGCAAACGGAGCAGCCAGACTCACTGCTCTGCGCATCAAGAAGACTTTGTCTCAGCTCAGCGTGGAGGAGGACGTCAAAATGTGA